A stretch of Synergistaceae bacterium DNA encodes these proteins:
- a CDS encoding FAD-dependent oxidoreductase: MSQISNTGGVFLRKTTVLVFIALLLIFTKEAQSATSETRNYDVVVVGAGTGGCSAAIQAARLGLSVALMEESNYVGGQMTGAAVSTMDDKTKTRTGIYLEFITKIKEYYDAQNTKINVCYWGSDTISFDPWVGQMILKKMIAEAGKVDLFLETTAVSAELAENRVSSALFSVKGEKMKFKAKIFIDATECGDFIPLTKARYRSGNSISPLISNTNIIQNITYPAVVKRYKDGLPKELIVQGKPPRYDEYLPHFRKVITKDGDSWPGEYPFNISTHNAYRAIPDVTNKKYIDGGVPETWSNITKTAINWANDYPGDDSGLPGMSVEFLESPNYRLQSSRQAMAKTLAFLYYMQTELGMTDWSVDTEQGYGEWFSNDWKEWSDMPEKYTPILSHFPPFPYVRESRRIVGVKTMTVYDVKRDNKLGRTLKSIPDSIALGEYPVDIHGQNKNSYLESDLGETADKIPNDWKDNDGGLFQIPMAVLIPEKIDGLLAAEKNISVSRVVNGATRLQPVTMLTGQAAGALAAVAIKNRVQPRDLRPFDVQYELLKEKSQLSLFNFKDVPTYSSHWAGVEAAVLYEYMTPQSERIFGSYEKTTWDEIKDVIKKAMNIAELPETNAEYNVSVDTFAEWLRAVFKEDLKKYESVLENLVGEKPMTRGKLASAIMEIKRVTPRFKDLKEKTM; the protein is encoded by the coding sequence ATGTCTCAAATTTCTAACACTGGAGGAGTCTTCTTGAGAAAAACAACTGTTTTAGTTTTTATTGCCCTTCTTCTTATTTTTACCAAAGAGGCTCAATCCGCAACAAGTGAAACACGCAATTACGATGTTGTTGTGGTGGGAGCCGGAACCGGCGGATGTTCTGCCGCAATTCAGGCGGCAAGATTGGGACTCTCAGTTGCCCTGATGGAAGAATCAAATTACGTCGGAGGGCAGATGACAGGTGCTGCAGTTAGCACAATGGACGACAAAACGAAAACTCGCACCGGAATATATCTGGAATTTATAACCAAGATCAAAGAGTATTACGATGCTCAAAATACAAAGATAAATGTCTGCTATTGGGGCAGCGATACCATTTCTTTTGACCCTTGGGTAGGACAAATGATACTAAAAAAGATGATTGCAGAAGCGGGAAAAGTAGACCTTTTCTTAGAAACAACTGCTGTTTCAGCGGAATTGGCGGAAAACAGAGTCAGCTCAGCGCTCTTTTCTGTTAAGGGTGAAAAGATGAAATTTAAAGCCAAAATATTCATTGATGCCACTGAGTGCGGAGATTTTATCCCCCTAACCAAAGCTCGTTACCGCTCCGGCAACTCCATATCACCTCTGATAAGCAATACAAATATTATCCAAAATATAACCTATCCGGCTGTTGTAAAACGCTACAAGGACGGACTTCCGAAAGAGCTGATAGTGCAAGGCAAACCGCCACGATATGACGAATATCTGCCTCACTTCAGAAAAGTTATAACAAAAGATGGAGATAGCTGGCCGGGTGAATATCCCTTTAATATCAGCACCCACAATGCATATAGGGCTATTCCCGACGTTACAAATAAGAAATATATAGATGGCGGAGTTCCGGAAACTTGGTCAAATATAACCAAAACCGCAATCAACTGGGCAAACGACTATCCGGGAGATGACAGTGGCCTTCCCGGTATGTCAGTGGAATTTCTTGAAAGCCCAAACTACCGCTTGCAGTCATCTAGACAGGCAATGGCAAAGACCTTGGCCTTCTTATACTACATGCAGACAGAGCTGGGCATGACGGACTGGTCCGTGGACACTGAGCAAGGCTATGGAGAGTGGTTCAGCAATGACTGGAAAGAGTGGAGCGACATGCCGGAAAAATACACTCCGATACTCTCTCACTTTCCACCCTTTCCATATGTTCGTGAAAGCAGGCGCATCGTAGGAGTCAAGACTATGACTGTCTATGATGTCAAGAGAGACAATAAGCTTGGCAGAACGTTAAAAAGTATTCCAGACAGCATTGCATTGGGAGAGTATCCAGTAGACATTCACGGTCAAAATAAAAACTCTTATTTGGAAAGCGATTTGGGAGAGACCGCGGACAAAATACCAAATGATTGGAAAGATAACGACGGAGGTCTATTTCAAATACCCATGGCGGTGCTCATACCGGAAAAAATAGATGGACTCTTGGCTGCAGAGAAAAATATCTCCGTGTCTCGAGTTGTGAACGGAGCAACCAGATTGCAACCGGTCACAATGCTAACAGGACAAGCTGCAGGAGCTCTCGCTGCCGTCGCCATCAAGAACAGAGTACAGCCCCGCGACTTGCGACCTTTTGACGTACAGTACGAGCTATTAAAAGAAAAAAGTCAGCTTTCACTCTTCAACTTCAAAGACGTTCCAACATACTCTTCGCACTGGGCCGGAGTTGAAGCCGCCGTGCTATACGAATATATGACGCCACAATCAGAACGAATTTTCGGCTCATACGAAAAAACAACTTGGGATGAAATAAAAGATGTCATAAAAAAAGCCATGAATATTGCAGAACTCCCTGAAACAAATGCTGAATATAACGTGAGTGTAGATACATTTGCAGAGTGGCTAAGAGCCGTATTTAAGGAAGACTTAAAGAAGTATGAGAGCGTTTTGGAAAACTTAGTGGGAGAAAAACCTATGACCAGAGGCAAACTTGCCTCTGCTATAATGGAGATAAAAAGAGTAACACCTCGTTTTAAAGACCTTAAAGAAAAGACAATGTAA
- a CDS encoding DEAD/DEAH box helicase, whose translation MLYKWQSEAIKAIEGESAILSAPTGSGKTWVAYLWAGLMDVNTEPIMPSRRVIFTAPIKALSNERYLDLKSMGFDVGIETGDFKKNANAMVLCCTQEIYTLKYASVPNQKVIIDEFHFIFNDSERARAYIDGLRSTSFHSDVLVMSATFGNPEVVKKYLEKMGMREFVLYKTDSRATELVFRKKGLRFGQIHDALVFVFSKKGGEWIASQIAATRQKISRANLLRLREIADILEVARIHETMLRGVGLYFGSLLPKEKLLVEMAFRERILDVVVGSDALSLGVNLPAETVVFGQMAKFIDGPLTKNEFMQMAGRAGRKGYFNPGYVSFIPRSRAENYDYDTESLYLETIEKPCEEAKITLLPSVGRLLKKEVTVEVEAKMISECSMPLLRYKSAVKQVEKVLEQVNDTLKQIRDKKLRRRVRQIAADIWSDEMDVVQNIEIAQLFADFENPHAMLAADLLRRSERNYLQALLKVKRFANRLPKEYRFSAMEQIDITVNKIDASVFGFEEKIQKIKITEDI comes from the coding sequence ATGTTATACAAGTGGCAGAGCGAAGCTATAAAGGCAATTGAGGGGGAAAGTGCTATCCTCTCTGCACCTACAGGGAGTGGCAAGACGTGGGTTGCATATCTTTGGGCGGGATTAATGGATGTAAATACCGAACCGATTATGCCGTCAAGACGCGTTATTTTTACTGCACCGATTAAAGCTCTTTCCAATGAAAGGTATTTAGATCTAAAATCCATGGGTTTTGATGTCGGGATAGAGACCGGCGATTTTAAAAAGAACGCAAATGCCATGGTGTTGTGTTGTACTCAGGAAATATATACTCTAAAATATGCTTCGGTTCCAAATCAAAAAGTAATAATTGATGAATTCCATTTTATTTTCAACGACTCAGAGCGAGCGAGAGCATATATTGACGGCTTACGTTCCACTTCTTTTCATAGCGATGTTTTGGTCATGTCCGCCACTTTCGGCAATCCAGAAGTTGTGAAAAAATATTTGGAAAAAATGGGTATGAGAGAGTTTGTCCTCTACAAGACAGACTCTCGCGCGACTGAACTTGTCTTCAGAAAAAAAGGATTGCGATTCGGTCAGATACATGACGCTCTCGTTTTCGTCTTTTCAAAAAAAGGCGGGGAGTGGATAGCATCTCAGATTGCCGCAACAAGACAAAAGATTAGTAGGGCCAATTTGCTGCGTCTTCGTGAAATAGCCGATATTTTAGAAGTCGCTCGCATCCATGAAACGATGTTGCGAGGAGTCGGACTTTATTTTGGATCCTTGTTGCCAAAAGAAAAGTTGCTCGTCGAAATGGCTTTCCGAGAGAGAATATTGGATGTAGTAGTCGGTTCAGATGCTCTCTCTCTTGGGGTTAACCTGCCGGCAGAAACAGTCGTCTTTGGTCAGATGGCCAAATTTATAGATGGTCCCTTAACAAAAAATGAATTTATGCAGATGGCCGGTCGAGCCGGTAGAAAGGGGTACTTCAACCCGGGATATGTCTCCTTTATCCCTCGCAGCAGAGCAGAGAATTATGACTATGATACTGAGTCTTTATATTTAGAGACGATAGAGAAACCCTGCGAAGAAGCCAAAATAACTTTACTGCCTTCAGTTGGCAGGCTTTTGAAAAAAGAAGTAACAGTAGAAGTTGAAGCGAAGATGATTTCTGAATGTTCAATGCCGTTGCTTCGCTACAAAAGTGCGGTTAAGCAAGTGGAGAAAGTTCTTGAACAGGTAAACGACACTTTAAAACAGATAAGGGATAAGAAACTGCGAAGAAGAGTTCGTCAAATAGCGGCTGATATCTGGAGCGATGAGATGGATGTTGTGCAAAACATTGAGATAGCTCAACTCTTTGCTGATTTTGAAAATCCTCATGCCATGTTGGCGGCAGATTTATTACGTCGAAGCGAACGCAACTATTTACAGGCTCTCTTAAAAGTGAAGCGCTTTGCCAACAGACTGCCAAAAGAATATAGATTTTCGGCCATGGAACAGATTGATATAACGGTAAATAAAATAGATGCATCTGTCTTTGGTTTTGAAGAGAAGATTCAGAAAATAAAAATTACGGAAGATATTTAA
- a CDS encoding alpha/beta hydrolase: MTYFTAKQIYERLHPDLKEEFLKLPSLSLDGNDLQKMRTEIDELIKTTGLPHDSKVKVYDQFIQNSDGTKLRLRIYDPIVRTRNAPGILWIHGGGFIMGTPEESEERYLRFALELAAVVIAVDYRLAPEHPYPAAIQDCYSALNWLFENAPTLGVNRDKFAVVGASAGAGLAASLSIMTRDKKGPKIAFQMLLYPMLDDRGITESSNMTLDDRLWTKKLDKIAWNHYIGHVKEEDRNSYMAPAREKNLSALPPTYSFIGELDIFLDDTIIFVQRLLQAGVPTEFHIYPGCIHAFESFMPNAPISVKATIDMLGALRKALS, from the coding sequence ATGACATACTTTACTGCTAAACAAATATATGAAAGATTGCATCCGGATCTAAAGGAAGAGTTTCTAAAGCTGCCTTCTTTGAGTTTGGATGGCAACGACTTACAGAAGATGCGAACCGAAATAGATGAACTTATTAAAACTACCGGCTTGCCGCACGACTCAAAAGTAAAAGTCTACGACCAATTCATTCAAAATAGCGACGGTACAAAATTACGCTTGCGCATATACGACCCCATTGTGAGAACTCGAAATGCTCCGGGGATACTTTGGATACATGGCGGAGGCTTCATAATGGGAACTCCCGAAGAAAGCGAAGAGAGATATCTCCGCTTTGCACTTGAACTTGCAGCCGTGGTAATAGCAGTTGACTATCGCTTGGCACCGGAACATCCATATCCGGCTGCTATTCAAGACTGTTACAGTGCACTCAATTGGCTCTTTGAGAACGCACCGACATTGGGAGTCAACAGAGATAAATTCGCAGTAGTTGGTGCCAGTGCCGGAGCCGGACTTGCCGCCTCTCTATCTATCATGACTAGAGATAAAAAAGGTCCAAAAATTGCATTCCAGATGCTCTTATATCCTATGTTGGACGACAGGGGAATAACGGAATCCTCCAACATGACTTTAGATGACAGGCTTTGGACAAAAAAATTAGACAAAATCGCTTGGAACCATTACATAGGACATGTAAAGGAAGAGGACAGAAATTCATACATGGCTCCGGCCAGAGAAAAGAACTTATCCGCTCTGCCTCCGACATACTCATTTATAGGAGAGTTGGACATATTCCTTGATGACACAATAATTTTCGTACAGAGACTCCTTCAAGCCGGAGTGCCGACCGAGTTTCACATCTACCCCGGCTGCATTCATGCATTTGAATCATTCATGCCGAATGCCCCTATAAGTGTAAAAGCGACAATTGATATGTTGGGGGCTTTGAGAAAAGCACTTTCATAA